The Mercurialis annua linkage group LG8, ddMerAnnu1.2, whole genome shotgun sequence genome window below encodes:
- the LOC126661631 gene encoding farnesyl pyrophosphate synthase 1-like, protein MGLSALVYLLSFSTGKLNRGLSVIDSYKLLKEGQELTEEEIFLASALGWCIEWLQAYFFVLDDIMDDSHTIRGQPCWFRVPKVGIIAANDKVSLRNHIPRILKNQFRGKPYYIDLLELFNEVEFQTASGQMVDLITTLEGEKDLSKYTLSLHRRIVQYKTAYYSFYLHVACALVMSGENLDNHIDVKNILVDMGIYFQVQVTLDLIASIFPDLFCHSGGYKLIPGFHLFILGSSGLEYNHGLFLFPASKIIISFYF, encoded by the exons ATGGGCCTTTCT GCTTTAGTTTATCTTCTTTCTTTTTCCACAGGAAAGCTGAATAGGGGCCTCTCTGTCATCGACAGCTACAAATTGTTGAAAGAAGGACAAGAGTTGACCGAGGAAGAAATCTTTCTTGCAAGTGCTCTTGGCTGGTGTATTGAATGG CTTCAAgcttatttttttgttctcGATGACATTATGGATGACTCTCATACAATACGTGGTCAGCCTTGTTGGTTTAGGGTGCCCAAG GTCGGTATAATTGCAGCAAATGACAAGGTTTCGCTTCGAAATCACATTCCCAGGATTCTCAAGAACCAATTCCGAGGGAAACCATACTATATAGATCTTCTGGAGCTGTTTAATGAG GTGGAATTTCAAACAGCCTCTGGACAGATGGTTGATCTGATTACAACACTAGAAGGAGAAAAGGATTTGTCCAAATACACTTTGTCACT TCACCGGAGAATTGTTCAGTACAAAACTGCCTACTACTCATTCTACCTTCAT GTTGCTTGCGCATTGGTCATGTCGGGTGAGAATCTGGACAACCATATTGATGTAAAGAACATTCTTGTAGATATGGGTATCTACTTCCAAGTACAGGTAACATTAGACTTGATTGCCTCAATTTTtccggatttgttttgtcattCGGGAGGCTATAAATTGATTCCTGGGTTTCATTTGTTTATTCTTGGTAGTAGTGGACTGGAGTATAATCATGGGTTATTTCTTTTTCCAGCAAGTAAGATCATTATCTCCTTTTATTTCTaa
- the LOC126659507 gene encoding S-protein homolog 1-like: MSMKILFIFVLAMNLFPKPNNSKIFPKYYVHIVNELRQNQDLFIHCKSADNDLGRHNLLKGQEFGWSFRLNFFGTTLFWCNLAPNERCSAKLVVFQNSQYLFDRCGYEQRCIWIARDDGVYLRNNAMKIDEFQRRWESATLKPCYNMLAVSA; this comes from the coding sequence ATGAGCATGAAAATCttgtttatttttgtattagCCATGAATTTATTTCCGAAACCCAATAATAGCAAAATTTTCCCAAAATATTATGTCCATATTGTGAATGAATTGAGGCAGAATCAGGATTTGTTTATACACTGCAAATCTGCAGACAATGATCTTGGCCGTCATAATCTTCTGAAAGGGCAAGAATTTGGTTGGAGTTTCCGGTTAAATTTCTTCGGGACGACCCTTTTCTGGTGCAATTTGGCTCCAAATGAACGTTGTTCTGCCAAATTAGTTGTTTTTCAGAATAGTCAATACTTATTTGATAGGTGCGGTTATGAGCAACGCTGCATTTGGATTGCAAGAGATGATGGAGTTTACTTAAGAAATAATGCAATGAAGATTGACGAGTTTCAACGACGCTGGGAATCCGCGACGCTGAAGCCGTGTTATAATATGTTGGCAGTAAGTGCATAA